The following are encoded together in the Vibrio splendidus genome:
- the wecA gene encoding UDP-N-acetylglucosamine--undecaprenyl-phosphate N-acetylglucosaminephosphotransferase, translating into MLLELSFVGFFSFSSLFLMRKVAKVIGLVDKPNERKLHKGAIPLVGGIAISLSIGQFIVTHPDVIPHSQLFLASIATLIFIGALDDKFDISFKIRLVVQAILSICMMYFADIRLENIGNLFGSGELHLGFLSPVVTVLAVIGAINAFNMVDGIDGLLGGLAIVTFAGIAILLKIDSQHGLAYLCAVFIAATIPYILMNLGILGRERRVFMGDAGSMMIGFTVIWLLLGASQDPSEAMMRPITALWLIAVPLMDMAAIMFRRARRGDSPFKPDREHLHHIFQRLGFTSRQTLAIICAIASSFAGFGIYGEFLEIAESTMFILFMICFASYTVAMSYVWRITSWIRSWRNLPEKVY; encoded by the coding sequence ATGTTATTAGAGCTATCATTTGTTGGTTTCTTCTCCTTTTCCTCACTCTTTTTAATGCGAAAAGTAGCAAAAGTCATCGGCTTAGTAGATAAACCCAATGAAAGAAAGCTGCACAAGGGTGCGATCCCACTGGTAGGCGGTATCGCTATCAGCTTATCGATAGGCCAGTTTATCGTCACGCACCCCGATGTGATCCCCCATAGCCAGCTCTTTTTAGCCTCTATCGCCACGCTGATTTTTATCGGCGCTCTTGATGACAAATTCGATATCAGTTTCAAGATTCGCCTTGTGGTTCAAGCGATCCTCTCCATTTGCATGATGTATTTCGCCGATATCCGACTAGAGAACATTGGTAACCTCTTTGGAAGCGGAGAGCTGCATTTAGGGTTTCTTAGCCCTGTAGTCACGGTACTTGCTGTGATTGGTGCTATCAATGCGTTCAATATGGTCGATGGCATTGATGGCCTGTTAGGTGGCCTTGCTATTGTTACCTTTGCGGGTATCGCCATTTTGCTTAAAATCGACAGTCAACACGGCCTGGCTTACTTGTGTGCTGTATTCATTGCCGCGACTATTCCCTATATCTTAATGAATCTCGGTATTCTTGGACGAGAGCGTAGAGTTTTCATGGGTGATGCTGGCAGCATGATGATTGGCTTTACTGTGATTTGGTTACTGCTGGGCGCAAGCCAAGATCCATCAGAAGCTATGATGCGACCGATTACTGCATTATGGCTAATTGCTGTCCCGCTGATGGACATGGCTGCCATCATGTTCAGACGCGCACGACGCGGTGACTCCCCTTTCAAGCCCGACCGTGAACACCTACACCATATTTTCCAACGCCTTGGTTTTACATCGCGTCAAACGCTCGCCATCATTTGTGCGATCGCAAGTAGCTTTGCTGGCTTCGGTATCTACGGTGAATTCCTAGAGATCGCAGAATCGACCATGTTCATCCTGTTTATGATATGTTTTGCTTCATACACTGTAGCCATGAGCTATGTTTGGCGCATTACAAGCTGGATTAGAAGTTGGCGTAACCTTCCAGAAAAAGTGTACTAA
- the wecA gene encoding UDP-N-acetylglucosamine--undecaprenyl-phosphate N-acetylglucosaminephosphotransferase has product MSLFDYLIELSMFFFLSFSVLYCMRKVGYAIGLVDKPNARKHHEGVVPLVGGISLCITVLYFLYVNAAEFKNVEIAAACLTALVLIGVADDRFDISFKLRMGVQAILALIIMHYSGLTLSHAGDVFGLGVLDFPIVVDSIVTVIAVIAAINAFNMVDGIDGLLGGLSMVVFASLGVVFFAYELEFYAFFMAVMVVILLPFVLFNLGYFGKLRKVFMGDAGSMMIGFIVIWVLIGGTQHEEAKYMIRPVTALWLIAVPLIDMMAIMIRRIRKGHSPFHPDREHFHHIMQRIGFTPRESLVVICLVQLVYSTLGLLGEYFQVPEYIMFYTIVACFLLHTYAMTHSFKMAKILRKWKKLEEKPSEEAAVL; this is encoded by the coding sequence ATGTCACTGTTTGATTACCTTATCGAACTCTCTATGTTCTTCTTTCTTTCATTTTCGGTGTTGTACTGTATGCGTAAAGTGGGCTACGCCATTGGTCTAGTCGATAAACCGAATGCCAGAAAACATCATGAAGGTGTGGTTCCTTTGGTGGGCGGGATCTCTCTCTGCATTACTGTGTTGTACTTCCTTTACGTGAATGCAGCTGAGTTCAAGAATGTAGAGATAGCCGCAGCGTGCTTAACGGCACTGGTATTGATTGGAGTGGCCGACGACCGTTTTGATATCAGCTTTAAGCTCCGAATGGGCGTGCAAGCCATCTTAGCTCTGATCATCATGCATTATTCTGGATTAACCCTCTCTCATGCTGGTGATGTGTTCGGATTAGGCGTGCTAGATTTCCCAATAGTGGTCGACAGTATTGTTACTGTAATTGCCGTGATTGCTGCCATTAACGCTTTTAACATGGTCGATGGTATTGATGGGCTGCTGGGTGGCTTAAGCATGGTGGTGTTTGCATCGTTAGGTGTGGTGTTCTTCGCTTATGAACTCGAGTTTTACGCCTTTTTTATGGCAGTGATGGTGGTGATCTTATTACCCTTTGTTCTGTTTAATTTAGGGTATTTTGGCAAACTGCGTAAAGTGTTTATGGGCGATGCCGGCAGCATGATGATCGGCTTCATTGTCATCTGGGTGTTAATTGGCGGAACGCAACACGAGGAGGCCAAGTATATGATTAGACCTGTGACCGCCTTGTGGTTAATCGCGGTGCCTTTGATTGATATGATGGCCATTATGATCCGTCGGATTCGTAAGGGGCATTCTCCGTTCCATCCTGACCGCGAACACTTTCATCACATTATGCAGCGCATCGGTTTTACACCTCGAGAGTCTTTAGTGGTGATTTGCTTGGTGCAATTGGTGTACTCAACGCTCGGGTTACTAGGCGAATACTTCCAAGTACCAGAATACATTATGTTCTACACCATTGTTGCGTGTTTCTTATTGCACACTTACGCGATGACGCACTCGTTTAAAATGGCCAAGATTCTAAGAAAGTGGAAGAAGTTAGAGGAAAAGCCATCTGAGGAAGCTGCAGTATTATAA